ACTTGCCCTCAATTCCCTCGTCCCATCTACCATGGCGTGGACGTCAGTTATGCTCGTATGCAGGGTCTTCGCCCGTATGGAGGATGTACTCTGACCACCCGCTCACATTTTTCAATCTACTTTCTATAAAAAATCATTTAATCCTTTCTCCTTCATTTCTTAACCATCAATACATTTTCTAAGATGTGAACTATTATTAAAAGGGGCGCTTTGCTACTCGACATGACTTAATCTCCTCGCAAAGCTAAGAATTTCTTTACCCCCTCAAGATGTGAATCACTCAAACTATTTCTCCTGCTTTAAACTAAGAATGTTCAAGCAATTTTTCTCACTTCGCTTCACTTCACGCTGTCCTTGCTAAAGCCTCTCTCTTTATATCGCTCAACATCTTGTTCCCATCATACTTTACGCCTTTTTTCAAAATCGCATAAAACACCCTTATCAATTTACAACACAGTGCTATTAATGATTGCTTCTTCTTCAAGGGATTGTTCTCTCGCGTGGTGTAATACCTGTGCAGCTGCTTAAATTCTTCATTCTTTGCTACTATTGTAATCATGGCCTTGAACAAGCTACTTCTGAGCCTTCCTCGCCCTCTTTTACTTATACACGTCTGACCCTTGTACTTGCCAGAACTATTCTCAACTATATTGAGTCCCGCTAATTTCTGTATCTGCTTCGAATCCTCATACCTCTTTATATCTCCAACCTCTGAAATAAATCCAACTGCTGTCTTCACTCCAACACCTTTTATTTCAAGAAGCTTATCGCCATTCGGCACCTCTTTCAAAAGCTCTGCCATCTCGGCTTCTATCTCTTCTACTTGCTTGTTTAAAAGCTCATATTCTTCAAGCAAATATTTTATCTCTTGTCTTGCCAGCTTTCTACCTTCTTTTTTACCTATACTTCTTTTGGCAGCTTCTGTTAAATCCATCGCCCTCCTGCGACTAATCGCTCGCTTATCTACTTTGTCACGCCAGTACTCTATAATCCCTTCTACTTCCTTCCCTACTACATCACAAGGCAATGGCATTTCTCTCAGCGTCGCTATTGCTGTCTTGCCTTCCCAATCAGAAAATACTCCTAAAAACTCTGGAAAATATATATCAAGCCAATTGATTATTTGATTTTTTAAAACATTCAGCTGTTTTTGAAGCCTTTCATATATGTTCATCGCTACTCTCATCTCAGCATATATACCCTCGGGTATATTTGGTTCTGTGTATCTTCCATCCTTCACAAGCATTGCTATCGTCTTCGGATCCTTTATATCACTCTTAGTTTGCGTGTTATCATCAAGCTCCTTGCTCCTCTTCACGTGAAAAGGATTCACTAATACCACTTTTATGCCATTCTCTCTTAAGTACTGCTCAAAGCACAGCCAGTAATGCCCTGTAGGTTCTATCCCAACTATCATACTCTCCTTGCCA
This Caldicellulosiruptor changbaiensis DNA region includes the following protein-coding sequences:
- a CDS encoding IS110 family RNA-guided transposase — protein: MKYTQNEKILQVTERTLVVGVDIAKERHVGRAFDFRGVELGKRIEFENRKEGMEKFLDWANKIMKANGKESMIVGIEPTGHYWLCFEQYLRENGIKVVLVNPFHVKRSKELDDNTQTKSDIKDPKTIAMLVKDGRYTEPNIPEGIYAEMRVAMNIYERLQKQLNVLKNQIINWLDIYFPEFLGVFSDWEGKTAIATLREMPLPCDVVGKEVEGIIEYWRDKVDKRAISRRRAMDLTEAAKRSIGKKEGRKLARQEIKYLLEEYELLNKQVEEIEAEMAELLKEVPNGDKLLEIKGVGVKTAVGFISEVGDIKRYEDSKQIQKLAGLNIVENSSGKYKGQTCISKRGRGRLRSSLFKAMITIVAKNEEFKQLHRYYTTRENNPLKKKQSLIALCCKLIRVFYAILKKGVKYDGNKMLSDIKREALARTA